GCTCAAGGACGCGGGCGTGGTCGTGATCCCGACGGTCGGCGCCCGGCGGCATGCCGAGAAGGTCGCGGCCTGGGGCGCGGACGCGGTGATCGTGCAGGGCGGAGAGGGCGGCGGGCACACCGGCGAGGTGGCGACGACGGTTCTGCTGCCGCAGGTCGTGGACGCGGTGCGGATACCCGTGGTGGCGGCGGGCGGCTTCTTCGACGGCCGGGGCCTGGTCGCGGCGCTGGCCTACGGGGCGGCGGGCGTCGCCATGGGCACCCGGTTCCTGCTCACCTCGGACTCGACGGTGCCGGACGCGGTCAAGGCGCGGTACCTGACGGCGAGCGTCCGGGACATCACGGTCACCAGGGCGGTCGACGGCCTGCCCCACCGCATGCTCCGCACGGAACTGGTCGACTCGCTGGAGAACTCCGGCCGCGCCAGAACCCTGCTGCGGGCCATGGGTCACGCGGCCCGCTTCCGGAAGCTGTCCGGCATCGGCTGGCCGGCGATGCTCCGCGACGGTCTCGCCCTCAAGCACGGCAAGGACCTGTCCTGGAGCCAGGTCCTGCTCGCCGCGAACACTCCGATGCTGCTCAGAGCGTCGATGGTGAACGGACGTACGGACCTCGGGGTGATGGCGTCGGGACAGGTCGCCGGGGTCATCGACGACCTGCCGTCCTGCGCGGAGCTGGTGGAACGGATCATGAAGGAGGCCGAGAAGACACGGGACCGACTGGCGTCCCCCTAGCAGCGCCCCCGAAGGGGCGCGGGGAACTGCGCGACCAGCCACAACGCAGCCGCAGACGACCGACGGCCATCGCGGCTATCCCAGCGGAGCTCTTGTCACAGCCTCTCAATGATCGTCACGTTCGCCTGCCCCCCGCCCTCACACATGGTCTGCAGCCCGAAGCGCCCGCCCGTGCGCTCCAGTTCGTGCAGCAGGGTCGTCATCAGCTTTGCGCCGGTCGCGCCGAGCGGGTGGCCGAGGGCTATCGCGCCGCCGTTGACGTTGACCTTCTCCGGATCGGCGCCCGTCTCCTTCAGCCAGGCCAGGACGACGGGGGCGAAGGCCTCGTTGATCTCGACGAGGTCGATGGCGTCGATGGAGAGGCCGGTCTTCTTCAGGGCGTGGGCGGTGGCGGGTATCGGAGCGGTCAGCATCCGGATCGGGTCCTCGCCGCGCACCGAGAGGTGGTGGACTCGGGCGCGCGGCGTCAGTCCGTGCTCGCGCACTGCCCGCTCGGAGGCCAGCAGCATGGCGGCCGCGCCGTCGGAGACCTGCGAGGAGCAGGCGGCCGTGATCGTGCCGCCGTCGATGACCGGCTTGAGCGCGGCCATCTTCTCCAGGGAGGTGTCCCGACGCGGCCCCTCGTCGACGGTCACCTGGCCGTACGGGACGGTCTCGCGCTGGAAGCGGCCCTCGTCGATCGCCCGCAGCGCCCTCCGGTGTGAGCGCAGCGCGAACTCCTCCTGGTCCTGCCTGCTGATTCCCCACTTGCCGGCGATCATCTCGGCGCCGACGAACTGGTTGACCGCCCGGTCCCCGTACCGCGCCCGCCAGCCCTCGCTGCCCGCGAAGGGGCCCTGGGTGAAGCCCAGCGGCTCGGCGGCCTGCCGGGTCGCATAGGCGATCGGGATCTGCGACATGTTCTGCACCCCGCCCGCGACGACCAGGTCCTGTGTCCCGGAGAGCACGCCCTGCGCCGCGAAGTGCACGGCCTGCTGCGAGGATCCGCACTGCCGGTCCACCGTCACGCCCGGCACCTCCTCCGGCAGCCCGGCGGCCAGCCAGCAGGTGCGGGCGATGTCGCCGGCCTGCGGCCCGACCGCGTCCAGGCAGCCGAAGACGACGTCCTCGACGGCGGCGGGATCGACGCCTGACCGCGCGATCAGCTCCTTCAGCACATGCGCACCCAGATCGGCCGGATGGACCCCGCTCAGTCCTCCCCCGCGCCGCCCCACGGGCGTACGGACCGCTTCGACGATGTAGGCCTCGGCCATGGCAACTCCCCAGACTTCCGGACTCCAGCAGTGGGTCAGGTACGTACGGCGATCCCGTCCAGCACCATCGACAGGTACTGCCGGGCGATCTCCTCGGGGCTGTGGTGTCCGCCGGGCCGGTACCAGGACGCGGCGACCCACACCGTGTCCCGCACGAACCGGTAGGTGAGCCGGACGTCGAGGTCGGACCGGAAGACCTCGGCCGCGACCCCGCGCTCCAGCGTGGACAGCCACGCCTTCTCGAACTTGCGCTGCGATGCGGCGAGGAACGCGAACCGCTCCTGCGCCACGAGGTGCTTGGACTCCTTCTGGTAGATCGCGACGGCGGCACGGTGCCGGTCGATCTCCCGGAACGACTCGGTGACCAGGGCCTCCAGCGTCTCGCGCGGGCCCAGCTCGGCGGCGCCCAGGACGGCGTCGTACCCGTCCCACAGCTCGTCGAGGAACGTCCGCAGGATCTCCTCCAGCATCGATTCCTTGGAGTCGAAGTGGTAGTAGAGGCTGCCGGCCAGCATCCCCGCGTGGTCCGCGATCTTGCGGACGGTGGTGGCGTTGTAGCCCTGCTCGGCGAAGACCTCGGCAGCGGTGTCGAGGAGCTCGCGCCGACGCTCGGGGGCGGCGGTCACCTGGGGCTTCTTCTTCGTAGGCACAAGCACATTGTGGGCCGCTCCGTGGTCAGGGATGCCGGCTGCTGACGGAGACGACCTCTCCGGTCATGTACGAGGAGTAGTCCGACGCCAGGAACACGATCACGTTGGCCACCTCCCAGGGCTCGGCGTACCGCCCGAAGGCCTCCCGCGCGGTCAGCTCGGCCAGCAGGTCGGGGCTGGTCACCTTCACCAGGTGCGGATGCATGGCGAGGCTCGGCGAGACCGCGTTGACCCGCACCCCGAACTCGGCGGCCTCCAGCGCCGCACACCGGGTCAGCGCCATCACTCCCGCCTTCGCGGCGGCGTAATGCGCCTGCCCGGCCTGGGCGCGCCAGCCGACGACGGACGCGTTGTTGACGATCACTCCGCCGTCGCCGCCGCTCCGGAACAGCCGTAGCGCCGCCCGGGTACACCGGAAGGTCCCGTTCAGCGTCACATCGAGCACCTTCGACCACTGCTCGTCGGTCATGTCGACGAGGTCCGAAGTCCCGCCCAGCCCGGCGTTGTTGACGACGACATCCAGACGGCCGT
This genomic window from Streptomyces sp. DG2A-72 contains:
- a CDS encoding SDR family oxidoreductase; its protein translation is MTGVESPAYVPGHGLLKGRTAVITAAAGAGIGGATARRFLEEGARVLISDAHVRRLKEYEAELAGEFGTAVAALPCDVTDETQVSVLFEAAVEQHGRLDVVVNNAGLGGTSDLVDMTDEQWSKVLDVTLNGTFRCTRAALRLFRSGGDGGVIVNNASVVGWRAQAGQAHYAAAKAGVMALTRCAALEAAEFGVRVNAVSPSLAMHPHLVKVTSPDLLAELTAREAFGRYAEPWEVANVIVFLASDYSSYMTGEVVSVSSRHP
- a CDS encoding acetyl-CoA C-acetyltransferase, which translates into the protein MAEAYIVEAVRTPVGRRGGGLSGVHPADLGAHVLKELIARSGVDPAAVEDVVFGCLDAVGPQAGDIARTCWLAAGLPEEVPGVTVDRQCGSSQQAVHFAAQGVLSGTQDLVVAGGVQNMSQIPIAYATRQAAEPLGFTQGPFAGSEGWRARYGDRAVNQFVGAEMIAGKWGISRQDQEEFALRSHRRALRAIDEGRFQRETVPYGQVTVDEGPRRDTSLEKMAALKPVIDGGTITAACSSQVSDGAAAMLLASERAVREHGLTPRARVHHLSVRGEDPIRMLTAPIPATAHALKKTGLSIDAIDLVEINEAFAPVVLAWLKETGADPEKVNVNGGAIALGHPLGATGAKLMTTLLHELERTGGRFGLQTMCEGGGQANVTIIERL
- a CDS encoding nitronate monooxygenase family protein, whose product is MDTALTHLVGVRHPIVQTGMGWVAGPRLVSATANAGGLGILASATMTTDRLREAIREVTSRTTAPFGVNLRADASDAGDRARILIEEGVRVASFALAPSAELIGTLKDAGVVVIPTVGARRHAEKVAAWGADAVIVQGGEGGGHTGEVATTVLLPQVVDAVRIPVVAAGGFFDGRGLVAALAYGAAGVAMGTRFLLTSDSTVPDAVKARYLTASVRDITVTRAVDGLPHRMLRTELVDSLENSGRARTLLRAMGHAARFRKLSGIGWPAMLRDGLALKHGKDLSWSQVLLAANTPMLLRASMVNGRTDLGVMASGQVAGVIDDLPSCAELVERIMKEAEKTRDRLASP
- a CDS encoding TetR/AcrR family transcriptional regulator, which translates into the protein MPTKKKPQVTAAPERRRELLDTAAEVFAEQGYNATTVRKIADHAGMLAGSLYYHFDSKESMLEEILRTFLDELWDGYDAVLGAAELGPRETLEALVTESFREIDRHRAAVAIYQKESKHLVAQERFAFLAASQRKFEKAWLSTLERGVAAEVFRSDLDVRLTYRFVRDTVWVAASWYRPGGHHSPEEIARQYLSMVLDGIAVRT